The Ranitomeya variabilis isolate aRanVar5 chromosome 7, aRanVar5.hap1, whole genome shotgun sequence DNA window acgcatgccgacataggcggagctgaatggaagaggtgcggcagtgggcgggggttaacggaggaagtacgcagccctctgcagctctgcacaatgcaagtgtgaaaccagccatatATATATAAAGGTTTGTGTTTGTGTATAGATGGATAGATACGTTATAGTACAATTTTACTTTCATACTTTTGTTTAGCATGTATTAAAAtgtatttgtttgttttcctttccagAGCGAAGTGGTCCTCAACAGTCCAGGAAGCAGCCAAAGTATTTCACAATGGATGTAGATGATGAAGAAAATATGAGTAAGCTGTAGATTTTGAGTTTTAGCGGAGAGCTTCATGTTGGTAAAATGAAGCCTTATACTCAGTGTACCTCCACCAGTGTTTACATTCACACCAATATATTGTATAACAGAAGATAGTTTACCTGTAGACATACTAATCTCTTAATTAGTTTTCATTTTACTCTGTGGAATTTGAGACTTGGTATAAATGTCTTATAAAATGTACTCTGCACTTATTAATATACTAATGGTCTAGTTCATGGATCCTGAGGTGcactacagtaaaaaaaaacaacaacattttaaataGCTTTGTAGAAGAATTGAGTTGATAGTCAATACATTGGACATTTTATATTTCTTTGCATTTCAGTTCCTGATTTAATCATCTGAATTAATCTTTACTGATGGTGTTAGTATAGATATCACTCAGGACCCACACTTTTTATGGCCTTCCTCACTTTTTACAACTTTGATCACATATAAATATGTCCACTTGTGCAAATATGATCCTATCGGCAAGcgaggattgcattttttttttactgttaattttaaaatcttttttcCCCCCCTTGGTCTGTTGAGCGCCGAAAGGAGTAACCTATCGAGCTTTTGCTGGAGGATGTTATAAATGAAAATTTAGCAACCATTCCATCAGCTTTGTTAGCTGGGTAAAGTGGTGTGTGTTTGCTTTGGGATCTTGTTCCCATATTCAATACATCTTGGGACTATGAATATTTAAGAGTATGACTTTTAATGATCCATAAAGATAATATTTATTGGAAATAATGTGAACCTTGTTTTAGCAGTTGAGAACGAACAATGACTTTTGTAAAAAGTGAAAAAGTTTGAATTTATTTGGACAGGTTTTGACAAAATTTGTGATTTTAGATGATCATTTTGAGAATTTTTTCTcgcattttaaaataattttcattgTTGATACAGAAAAATAATCAATTTCTTTAGTTGACTATTACAATTGTCTGGCACCCATGCTTGTATGGAAGCTGCCAGCATTAGGAGAATACACCTATAATTACCGTTTTAAATCGGGATATTTATATCCTGGTTATTTCTTGCTTTTCATTTATTAAGAGTCTTTAGATAATGTGCCAAGatgggaaaaaaacacattttaaaagGATGTATTACATTTTATCTTCCATGTTAATGACAAGCAACAGGTTAATAGGATTTGTCATTACAACTTATGATATATTCCGTGACCACACATCACTGAACCAGTGACAAAGATAGATTAAGGAATCTATAAATTTTGCATTTACAAGATCCTGCAACGAAGGCGTTGTAAGTTACTCTTTCTGGGCACCACAGGTTCAAGCAGCACTGACGTTAAAGAAAATCGTCACATGGATGGAGTGTCAAGAAAGGATGGGAATGGCCAAGGTACCGGGGAGGGGGCTCAGCTATCCAATGGGGGTGAGGGAAGCAACAGGAAGCGACCATTGGAGGAAGGTAATAATGGCCATTCCAAGTTTCGTCCAAAGAAGAGGAAGAAAACGCCAGGGCCTGTGTTGCcaaagaatgcgctcatgcagctgAATGAAATAAAGCCAGGTTTGCAGTATAAACTTCTTTCTCAGTCTGGACCAGTTCACGCACCAGTTTTTATTATGACTGTTGAGGTTAATGGTCAAGCTTTTGAGGGTTCAGGGCCAACTAAAAAGAAGGCCAAGCTACATGCCGCTGAAAAAGCATTACGGTCTTTTGTGCAATTTCCCAATGCATCAGAAGCTCACATAGCTATGGGAAGAACTCAGTCTATCAACACAGACTTTACTTCCGACCAAGCCGACTTCCCAGACACACTGTTCAATGGATTTGAAAAGCCTGAGCAGGCCGACCATGCATTTTTCTTAGGCTCCAATGGGAATGAACCCTTTAATTCAACAAGTGActatagcatggcactggctggatcTTGCAATCTAATCCAGTCCCCACTTCCAACACCTTCATTTTTTCCACCTTCCAGTGGGAAAAACCCAGTAATGATCTTAAATGAGCTGCGACCAGGACTGAAATATGACTTTGTGTCTGAGAGTGGAGAGAGCCATGCTAAAAACTTTGTCATGTCAGTCACAGTGGATAACCAGACATTTGAGGGGTCTGGTAGGAACAAGAAACTTGCTAAAGCACGAGCAGCTCAGGCAGCTTTGGCATCGTTATTTAACATGCAGCTGGACCAGACTCCTTCCCAACAGCCTGTTCCAAGTGAGGGCCTACAGTTGCACTTACCTCAGGTAAGAAACTTTAGCAAACTTTTTTGCATTTATGGTTTTTGTCTCATGAAGTATAGCAAAGCTGTGAAAAACCTGTAAAAAATTAATCCATGTATCTCTACATCTTGTCACAAAGCTGTGGGTCTGACCTTAAGATAAGTGATTGCATAATGTGTATTATGCCACCAGAGATGCCAATAATTTCCCTTTAGCTAGTCCCTACCTGCTTAATTGTCTTAGTCATGAAAAAGAAGTGAACAAGAAAGACTTATTGACCATCACTCTAGCCAAGTGCTTTTGCTTTACTCCTTACCTTCGTCTATAGATTTAGTCTTACTCAACAATTATAGTACATTTTACAGATTAGATCAGTGGAAAAGAGGCCTATAAATCTCTCCGCCTCAGTTTCTTAGCATTGATGACAAGGACTGGAGCTGCTGTCCTTATGATCACTTCTGTTTGGTTCAGGAAGGGTTTCCTGGAATAAGCACCTCTGAATGCCGTACAGTTCAGCTCATGAAAAAATATTGCTAGTATGTTCAagactacttaaagggaatctgtcaccaggtttttgccaagtAATTAGGGAGCAGCGTGATAATTTCACttattgagctgcttgctgtagttttcataaaatcacttaTCAGGAGGAAATGATCACTAAAGGGGTAATATATCTGCTGCCATGTAGTTCTGCTGTgcttccaccactgattggcagctttctgcctatgcacagtgtagacagaaagctgccaatccgtggtggggtggggttatgcagagctcagcgttcagagcactgctaggtctgcagcagagaaaaccatttttaatcaaaactgcttTACCAAGTAACGTAAATGATGCATCGCTTGAATCAAGGTCTCttccactacatcatgctgctctcagaatggGTAGCAAATacctgatgacaaattccctttaaaaagaaaagTAAAGATATTGGTCGTGTTCCAGCACTCAGCGGCACCAGAAGTAGCCTGATATCCCCCCCATCCCACACAATTTACTGGAAAACTTTAGTGTCAGCTCTTCCTGGTGTCTCATTTGCACAAATGTTTGGGAGTATAAAAATGGCAAAACCGTTGTGTTGTCTTTCCAATTTAGTTATTAATCGATAACGTAAGAAGCCTTATAATGGATCTTATTAAATAAAAATGACTTTTCCCCACTTATCAAATCCCTGTGCTCTGAATTCACTGCTTAGCTGAGGGATCGGGGAGCAGCTGTTGCTATAATGTCCATGGATGGAGGGGAGAAGGAGGGAGAGACCCCGAGAAAACATATCAGTCAGAAATAGTGTCATTTCTCGCGTACACTGAAATGACAGGACGCAGCCTGTAAAGTCAGTCCGTGATATAGGGACGGTTCCTGCCAGTCAGTAGATCGGGGACATGTGTGCCTGCAGGAATAAGTACAGCTGTAAGGTAATGACTAACCTGCCTCCGGTCTCCTCTTTTGTCTGAAGGTTCTGGCTGATGCAGTTGCACGTTTGGTGGTAGATAAGTTCAGTGAGCTGACAGATAATTTCACCTCCCCACATGCAAGAAGGAAAGTCCTAGCTGGAGTTGTCATGACAACAGGTACTTTAATGTTTTCtgtagcgttttttcctggttggtAATTATTTTTAACCCCTCCCCAAACAACCCCTACGCCCTCATGCCGACCTTATGAAATAAATCTGCTCAATAACGATTATTTGTATACCTAGGAATAGATGTGAAAGACGCCCAGGTTATTAGTGTTTCCACTGGAACCAAGTGCATCAATGGCGAGTATATGAGTGATCGTGGTCTGGCGCTAaatgactgtcacgctgaaattatAGCTCGCAGGTCACTGCTTAGATTTCTCTATACACAACTCGAGTTATTTTTAAGgtaagcattaaaaaaaaatcacactattTCTTATAGGTCTTCATTTGTGTAGAAAAATTCTGCCCCGCtctacagggctgtggagtctgtaagctAAACCTCCGACAACTCAATTTCCATGACTGActacaccaaaatgggctccgactccacaacttTGACTTCACAGCCCTGA harbors:
- the ADARB1 gene encoding double-stranded RNA-specific editase 1 isoform X1, encoding MASLLVNTCNMGNLFSLVRRRFKRRRKKRSERKGIITKAMTEERSGPQQSRKQPKYFTMDVDDEENMSSSSTDVKENRHMDGVSRKDGNGQGTGEGAQLSNGGEGSNRKRPLEEGNNGHSKFRPKKRKKTPGPVLPKNALMQLNEIKPGLQYKLLSQSGPVHAPVFIMTVEVNGQAFEGSGPTKKKAKLHAAEKALRSFVQFPNASEAHIAMGRTQSINTDFTSDQADFPDTLFNGFEKPEQADHAFFLGSNGNEPFNSTSDYSMALAGSCNLIQSPLPTPSFFPPSSGKNPVMILNELRPGLKYDFVSESGESHAKNFVMSVTVDNQTFEGSGRNKKLAKARAAQAALASLFNMQLDQTPSQQPVPSEGLQLHLPQVLADAVARLVVDKFSELTDNFTSPHARRKVLAGVVMTTGIDVKDAQVISVSTGTKCINGEYMSDRGLALNDCHAEIIARRSLLRFLYTQLELFLSTKEDQQKSIFMKSEIGGYRLKDSVQFHLYISTSPCGDARIFSPHEAGQEDQGDRHPNRKARGQLRTKIESGEGTIPVRSSSTIQTWDGVLQGERLLTMSCSDKIARWNVVGIQGSLFSLFVEPIYFSSIILGSLYHGDHLSRAVYQRISDIEELPPLYSLNKPLLSGISNAEARQPGKAPSFSVNWTVGDASLEIINATTGKDEMGRASRLCKHALFSRWMRIHAKLYSNLRCKIGKPNLYYDTKQSALEYQTAKECVFKAFQKAGLGAWVKKPIEQDQFPITA
- the ADARB1 gene encoding double-stranded RNA-specific editase 1 isoform X2, whose amino-acid sequence is MTEERSGPQQSRKQPKYFTMDVDDEENMSSSSTDVKENRHMDGVSRKDGNGQGTGEGAQLSNGGEGSNRKRPLEEGNNGHSKFRPKKRKKTPGPVLPKNALMQLNEIKPGLQYKLLSQSGPVHAPVFIMTVEVNGQAFEGSGPTKKKAKLHAAEKALRSFVQFPNASEAHIAMGRTQSINTDFTSDQADFPDTLFNGFEKPEQADHAFFLGSNGNEPFNSTSDYSMALAGSCNLIQSPLPTPSFFPPSSGKNPVMILNELRPGLKYDFVSESGESHAKNFVMSVTVDNQTFEGSGRNKKLAKARAAQAALASLFNMQLDQTPSQQPVPSEGLQLHLPQVLADAVARLVVDKFSELTDNFTSPHARRKVLAGVVMTTGIDVKDAQVISVSTGTKCINGEYMSDRGLALNDCHAEIIARRSLLRFLYTQLELFLSTKEDQQKSIFMKSEIGGYRLKDSVQFHLYISTSPCGDARIFSPHEAGQEDQGDRHPNRKARGQLRTKIESGEGTIPVRSSSTIQTWDGVLQGERLLTMSCSDKIARWNVVGIQGSLFSLFVEPIYFSSIILGSLYHGDHLSRAVYQRISDIEELPPLYSLNKPLLSGISNAEARQPGKAPSFSVNWTVGDASLEIINATTGKDEMGRASRLCKHALFSRWMRIHAKLYSNLRCKIGKPNLYYDTKQSALEYQTAKECVFKAFQKAGLGAWVKKPIEQDQFPITA